In Elgaria multicarinata webbii isolate HBS135686 ecotype San Diego chromosome 18, rElgMul1.1.pri, whole genome shotgun sequence, the DNA window CAGCAGTGCACGTATGAGAACTTGCATTCTTGAGACAGGCCGGCTTGGGTGAAGGAATGATGAGGATGGTCCAGGGTTTGGGAAGGATGAGCCTGTAGCTGACAGCAGGGCTGTTTGGAAAGTCCTTCCCTTGCGCCTGCTTTGAAGGGAGAAGACAGTTGGCTTAATGAAGAGGGAGCGGTGTGAGCTGGGCCTCTTCTAGGCATAGGGGGAGCAGCACGGCAAGCCACGCGTGTGGCGTGGTCCCTGCCTGCATTCAGTGGACAAGGCAAGCATGGCTTTACGTGACGTGACATCAGCCTTCCTGGGGAGATGCTGTTGTCATGAGGACAAAGGAGTGAAGGAGATAAAAAGCGGAGGATAGTTTGGGTATCTAGGTGTCTCTTGCCTGGAGCTCGTAATGGCAGCAGTTCAGTTGGCAGCATTCCGGAAACTGAGTTGTGCCCGGTGCTCTTCGGGTGCCCGTCACAGACACAGAACGGAGCGCTTATTCCGGAATGCTTCCTGCAGAGCAGGGGCCTTTCAAAGCATTTCCCCCAGGCAATGAAATGTGCAGTTGTTGCTGATTGGTTGGGGAGGGGCTGGGGTGGATCTCAGGCCCCTTTCCTAGAGGTAGCGTGTGTGTTCAAGGGATAGCCGGGCTTCTCCTCCTGTCATGTGATCGTGGATAGgctcttctgctgccaccactgcttcAAGTACGCCACCGAGAGCGAAGCATGTGTTTCCCCCTTAGGGTCTGGAAAGACCCCTAAGCTCTGGCGGCAGCGAACTAACTGACCGCCTTGGCTTGTATTGTGTTTCTTTCAGGCGGGAGCAACATCCATGTGGGCTTCCTGTTGTGGGTTGCTGAATGAAGTCATGGGGACTGGAGCCGTTCGTGGCCAGCAAcctggatttgggggtggggcaaaCCCATTTAGGTTTGCACCAAGTACAGACTTCACCGTGTATACCTCTTCCGCAGCAGGAGGAGCTAATCTGGTCTGTAAATCTTGTGGCCTCTCATTCTCCGTATTCAGGAAAAAGGTGAGTATATGGCGCTCTGCGGTCGGGAGGGTTTATACATCGATACTCCCCTCTGCTTTCTGAACATTAGTTCCAAAGCACCTCCATTTTTCTAAGCTCTGTACAGACGTTAGAAGGCAATGCTGTTCCTGCCCATAAGCTTGTTATTCCAATAGATACAATGCAAAAGGAACGGGGAAGGGGAAGACCGTCGCGCTGAAGCTGCCTCTCTTGATTCAGAGCAGAGGAGCTGGACCTCTTTTCTTcagcacttgcttgcttgctggcaTGGGGAAGAGGCCTGTCAGTGACCAGCAAGCCCCAAGGCTGGGCATGGCGGGGGAGGCAAGACAGGGAGGCCGAAGCCCCTTCAAGTTCTGCACAGTTGACGCTGTGTGTccctaacatttcccccccttgttCCCAATAGGCCAGGATTAATTTTGAATCTTAAATCACAATTTCTCCGTCTTCTGAGGTGATGTGCCAGATGTATTCATAGGTTTCTTAAGAGTAAATGAAGAGCACTTGAAGGGAAGAGGAAGATGCTGCATAGTTGGCTGTACTTGTGACAATGGTGTAGCATTattttggctttcctcccctttgTGTGTTTTCTTAGCATGTATGTTGTGAGTGCAAGAAGGATTTCTGCTCCGTGTGTTCAGTCTTTCAAGAGAACCTCCGAAGATGCTCCACCTGTCAGTTGTTGCAGGAGACGGCATTCCAGCGGCCGCAGTTGATGCGCCTGAAAGTAAAAGATTTGCGCCAGTACCTGGTTCTTCGGAACATCCCAACAGATACTTGTCGAGAGAAGGAAGACTTGGTGGACCTTATCCTGTGCCATCACGGACTGGCTTCCGAGGAGGATACAGACACTAGCAGCTTGTATTCGATGCGGTCACAGACCTCTAGTTTCTCTACACATCCTATTTCTCTGCCGGGATCTGTGTCATCCTCTCAGGGAGAACTTGCAAATAGGCATGAGAGCAcgggaaatgaaatgcagttaCAGGTGCGTTGGTGAATCCTTCCTGTCCCTCCATACCTGGGGCGGATGGGGCTGGAAGCCGTAATTATAGTGCCCACGGAATGCACCCAATGCTTTCCCTCCCTGGCTGGCCAAGAGGgagaggatggggagggatgagagagagagagagagaaacactcgTACTCTTGTGCCTGTAGGGACAAAGTGAGAGACTCTTGGCAGAccttggggaagaggaggaaaatgcaGAAGAGCAGGTAAGTTCTgaagcatctgctgaaattttcttaTCTACCTTCCTTGTACTAACTTAAGGCCCATAAAATGACATCTTAAAACCACAGtcttgctataaagcagtaatcaAGCACCAATAATGGTACCAAATCTCCGAATACTGAAATACAGCTTTTACCAGTCTCCTGAATATTTGAAAGTGTTCAATACTGACCGGCTTCTTTGAAAAGGCAATTGCAGAGCAGCCTCTTTGCCCGCTCTTCGTTTTGTTCTGTTACAGTGAGCACCTAGAACCAGgcgtgtgtgggggtggggtggggggctcctcGGAATATCTTAGTGAGCAGGCAGAAGGTGTGTACgtcaatattttatttacttcCCTGTGCTTTGCCAAACATCTGTGTATTGCTTTCACCGttgctggtttatttgtagtacatttattttaatattgttccACTCACAAGGGAAACAGGCAAatgtatttttatccaatcattctcagactactagtcCCAGTGGCTACACAAGAGTTTGTACCGTGTAGGTGCAACCAGGTATCCTTGGTGTAAAGTATCCTTAGCTGCCTTACTAGGCATGCAGTTTTAATGTCAGCTGCTCATTTGCCAATAGAAGGTAATGGTGTGTGAATTTCAGACCCCAGGGCAGTCCCGGAAGCGTGCCAGAGCCTCACTCTCTGATATTTCAACCCTGGATGATATTGAAGGGCTAAGTGTTCGCCAGCTGAAGGAAATACTTGCTCGTAACTTTGTAAACTACTCTGGATGCTGTGAAAAATGGGAGCTGGTAGAAAAAGTGGGCAGGCTGTACAGAGAGACCGAAGCAAATCACAGAACACGTAAGTGCACTGATCTTCGACTTGTTGGTTGGTTGCTAGTGGGAAGCAGAGGGCTGGGGTAGGTGTTAAGAGCACATCGGTttagttctctccccccccccccccccgcgcattAGTAAAACCTCCACCCTCAGTATCGGGCTGCTCCTCAGCACTAAAAAATGAGAATTCTGCATAGAAACATAGCAGCTGCTTTAAAACTTGCACCCATAACCCTTCCCTATCCAGTATCAAGGAGCCTGTGCTGAAGCACCTTGGCTTTTTCATATATGCTCTGTGCGCGCATGGGGTGACAAACGGAACCAGCTTCTGACTGTGTCTCTGTTGTTTCTTGGGGCAGAAGGGGAGAAGCCTCCGCTGACTGATGAAGACGACAACCTCTGCCGCATCTGCATGGATGCTGTGATCGACTGCGTGCTCTTGGAGTGCGGCCACATGGTCACCTGCACCAAATGCGGCAAGCGCATGAGCGAATGTCCCATCTGCCGCCAGTACGTGGTGAGGGCCGTGCACGTCTTCAAGTCGTGAGCGGCAGAGACCAGAGCCGGCGGCTGCCCACGGCGCTTCCTGCTGGGGCGGGCGCAGGCCACGGCAGCCACGGCTGGCAGCTCTGTGCTAAACCGCTTTCAGTAACTCATAGCACCCAGAACAGGAGCTTAGGAGCGTGACTGCAGAAGCAGCCAGACGCTCTCTTAAGAACAGAGCTGTGTGAACTGAATAAAACCAGAAACTGTTTTGAGTCAAACTTGCAGCAGCAGATCTAGTACAACTAATTGCTCTCTTCTGAAGAATAGCGCGTGGAAGGGCCAAGGAACGGAACGCTGCCTTTCCCAACGGAAGAGGGAAGAGGACGCGGCGTGCTCAGATCAGCGCACCGTCCCACGCAAGTCCGCTGCAGTCTCTTACTGACCCCCGAACGCCGTTCCACGGCGTTGGATCGGATGAAGCGCAGCAGCCTTAATCATGCCAGCTCCAAGCTGCCCCATGTGCGAGACGGGGGAGGAAGAATTTGACACGTCTCTGTTCTGCACACCATTCAGTAACTGTTCCTGAATGTCTTAACATTCTAGGCATGAGTTTGGACCAACATATCTAAGTTAGCTGTGTGGAAGCTCATTTTCTCCTTAGCAGCTCCCAAGGCTTCACCTATGTAGAAATGGTGAAGATCTTCAGCGCTTTCAGTTCAGTCCCCTAGAAGGCATTGTTAACGCAGCCACGCCAGtttgggtgggggcggggcgggctgctcctttggcaggggcaggCGCTGTGCAAAGATGGCTctggggaaaggcaggcagggagcGCTGGGCATCGCCATCCTTATTTGGATGCTGGACAGGGCTACATGCGCCACAGCTAGAGCCTTAATTTGACCACTTGCATTTTAAACCAGAACAGAAATAAAGGGGAGCAGCTACGAGCCCAGGATCTTCCTGAAGTGAAGATCCTTCCTTTACTGTGAAAAATGGCAATCCTGTCGAGTCCCGAATGTCCACCCACCGCTCTCGACAAGCGGCAGGTATGGCTGCTTTGCATTTCAAAAGCAGAGCTGTTCCAAAGCAAGTTTCAGTGCTTGTAGGATGGAGCACCCGGGAAGGCCTTGGAAACGGATGTTAGTCAGGCTCTAGCCAGAGCAGCAGAGATGTGATTTTCGTACCTTAAAACTTATTTTTCAGAAGGGAGCAAGACATTGTGGCTTTATTTTTAGAAAGGTCTTTTAAAGATAAGGTGCAGAAAATCCACTGATCAAGCCCTTGGTCAGGGTTACACGCGTAAAGAGAATGTAGCATATCCATAGCATTCTGAACAAGGGCGATGGACTGAATAAACGTTTTGTTAACTGGGCTTGTCTCTCTCCTTGCTTAAGCAACCCAAGGgaaatgccggggggggggggaggagggagaaagccAGAGGGGCCCACGGGGCAACTGTCTTTCTAAGCCTTTTCCAGACACTGTTACAAGCTGTATGAAGCCTGCAACTTTTGAAGAACTGTCCTCTGCTTCAACTTACGTGTGTGTAACATCGGATGACGTTTGCCAGGTAGTTCTGCTTTTCCCTTGCTTACCCCTCTAGATACAGTCACGGAGGAAAATCTGACCCTATGACTACGACTTGCTAAGAAAGACTGAGCTTCAATTCAACTAAAAAAACATTGTCACCTTACTACAGTCACAATTGCAAGAGGAAAGCAAAGTGTGATTTCAACCACAGCTTAGAGGCAGGGATATGCACAGTCCTGCCTCTCGGGTAGGCTTTCAAAAAAGAAATGCCCAGGACGCCAGGCAGTGCGGCCAAAGTAGCATCCATGGAACAGCAGCAGTTGCTACTCCGCTGCttgagcggggtgtgtgtgtgtgtgagagagagctgaGGTGCCTTTCTCCCAGAAACACAACGAAGTCTGGTCGCTGCACAAAAGCTATAAATACAAACTTGAACAGAATGCACAGCGAGCCTCTCTGTTTTTGTACAATCATTTATACAAATTCAACAGAGGTAAAACTGTatgaggaaagaaggaaggtctatgggggggggaacaccacTTTACAACAATGGCACTTATGTAGACTGAATTGCCCCGCCCCCTTCTCTTTACAAACTGGAATCAACCAGTTTAACTCTTAAAACAAGAAGTTACTCAAAAACCAAAACTGCTTGGTTTGTGGTATAAATGGATCTTGTACAGCAAGTACAAATTACCCTTTCTTGTGCACAGGTGTAATTGGAAAGTTCAAAGTTGAGAACTGGTGAATTTTATACTGGGAAAACTTGGCAGCATGTTCATTCTTAATCTATTAAACCCCCTTTCCACGACATGCTTACAGTGTTTCCAGAGTATACAAAGTAGTATATAAAACCTCCAGTAaaacatgcttccccccccccattttacagcatttacctactttcccacccacccctcccaacTGGTTATTTCTCCAGTAAGAGGTTCTCTCCTACCTCAAATAACTTGGCAATTTGAAACAAAGACAAACGTTTGCAATGCATTCAAGAACTTTGCATAAATAACTTTTTAaacaaatttgtacaaaaataGTTCTGCATAATGTAGGATTAACAAAAAATGTTCCAAAGGCAGAAATGCAGGGTATGGCCCACCTTAATGACACCAGAATTAACATTGCTTTGATATCTGCAGAAATGCTTCAAGAACCTACAACCGCCCCAGCTGTGGTATTTAAATAGATGGGCCTCCGTCTTCCTCTAGGCCTAGACAATCCTTTGCTGTCACCGCAGGAAGGTACATAAAGGACCTGGGCAGAGCATCATGATCCCACCCAGGCTGAAACAGTTCGTGGGTGGCTGGGACACCACGCATTCCAGTACAATCCAAACCATGAACACTCGGCTTTTCCAGCGTCTCCAAAGTACAATTTCTCCTGTGATCTGGAGCTCCTTTTCCGCCTCGCAGCTATTTACAAACTCGCCCTTGTAAACACTAACTCAGCTTTTGCAGCAGTTTCTCTTCCACTTGACTAAACTGAACGCTGACGGACATCTCCGCTATGAACTGCTCACACCCTTCCTTGGTCACTTGCTTGCAGTACCTTAGATCGATCCGGCAAATGCTCCCGCAGCGCTTGAAGTAGGAGAGGCACTGGTCCGTCACCTTATTGCAGTCTGTCAGGGGAGAGACAGAGACGTGGAGGGAGATGGTTTAGGGCAGCCGTTCCCAAGCGTTTCAGTGAGCACCAAAGCACCCACCCCAAAGAGGCTTCTGGCCGCTCTGGGGAAACCACCTTCCATTCAGACTCAGCGAGGGCTGTGTTCAAGGGCCGAGCTTCCGCCTCCACTGGCCGCCTGTTCTGTTGTTTAAGAGACGGTTCTGCCTTCCTCGCGGGGGACGGGGACGCTCTTCCCCAGCCTGCCTGCCAAACCCCGCCGCCCACCCCTCCTCGCATACCTTGCAAAATAACTTCCGTTAGGGAGTCCCGCGTGGCCGTCCCCACGGCGGTCAGCAGGTTAATGGACTGATCCGTCATGTGGTTGCAGTAGCTGAGGTGGAGCTTGGACAGGAGCGGCAGGTGCCGGATGATCAAGCGCAGGGAAGCGTCCGTGACGTCCAGGCCAGACAGGCGCAGCTCCGTGATGTTGCGCAGTTTGCTCCGGTTGTCAATTTGGCCTGTGcaacgaggggaggggagggggggttgccatgATTTGCCCGTGGCCGACACGGCACGAAGGAAGCAAAGGCCACCCTTTCACACGTTCCCAGGCTCAAAACAGACGGCCGCTGCCTCTGAACCGCTGCCATAAATACTCTCCAGAGCACTCGAATTACAGGCAACAGAACGAAGTgctttttccacacacaaaatggagTCACCGAACTCGAGGCTGTGTGTGTGGTCAGCCCTTAAATCAAGAGTTACTCCCTCTCCTTTGCTATTAGTgtgtccccccaccaccaccaccacccatttttcTAACGCAAACACTTATTCTGAAGAATCGGAAGCCAGGCTGCCGGTGGCTTTAGAAAGCTGCCGTTCTCAGGAAGGCCCTGCGTGGGACACCGTCCTCGCCCCTGGGCCGTCCCCACTCTTGCGGCAGGCACGGAGGCCCGCACACAACGAGGCGCTTTGATCCGAGTCGACCGAGAGGACGCACCCGGCCTGTTGTCTGTTGGCGGCGACAAAAGGTCTCTCATTTGTGCATCTTTCAAGCCTTCCACCCACTGGGCGTCTAGTGTCCGCAGGAGGGGACAACTGGAGCTGCACAGGGCGGACACTGCGATCCACGAGCAGCCCGACAAGAGCAGATCTCGGAGGCCTGAGCGgtgagagagagacggagagaaaCAAGACGTGAGCCGAGGGGCCCGTGGCCGTTACTATCAGTCACGCGCTGGGGGCCCGTTCCATACCCCAAACCTCACTCGtaggttgctgtgttgtctggACCTGTTGAAGGTGGGTCGTTggcctggttaacaagccaccgtcAACCTAAGACAGCCCACAGATTCTGGCGGCATGTGCCCCGAGCCACGGTGGCGGAGAATGTCCCTGTGCCCTGgccatggggtggggaatgagcaGAGGGGCAAAGCCTCTCTCGGCCCACAGGACAAACGCTTGGGGCCCAGAGCAAAATGCCAGCCTGTTTCCGTTTAAAGCTCTGGACTGCCAATGACGAAGCCttcagaagaagaaataataataataataataataataataataataataataataataataatatttcttacccgcctctccctttggattgaggcaggaatcaacacattttaaagaaattcttgattttacattaatctgggtaggcctgccagaaaaggctagtcttcaaagttGCTTTTAAAAGATGCCTGTTAAACGTTTAGGATGGCGGGAAATACTGCACAAAAGAGGAAAGCCCCAAGCAatttgtgtttgggggtggggcccAAGGCCCATCTCCCCACATTACGGCCTCCTACCCAAGGCAATGGAGGGACAGTCGCCACGTGGCAGCCCACTGGGGGTTGTTCATTGACCCCACTTGGGGCAGCTGGGCCAGGAGGGCACCAGCAAGGCAAGGGCTGCGGACGGGATCCCGGCCACAGCCGCTGCCTGGGACAGCAGTAGTCCTGGGCTCCGAGGCCAAACTTCAGGCCTCAGACAGACAGACCCTAAGAGGAGGGGTGCCAGCGCAGGACCCTTGCCGTAAAAGGCGTCTGCACGCCGGAACCACCGTGGGCTCATCATGCCGGGAGGGGGGCTCACCCTCACCCCGTCACTCTGACAGATGTACCTGGGAGTCTGTTGATGAGCCAGCTCAGTTGCTTTTTGGATATGTTCGTCCAGCTCAGGTCAAGAGTGACAGGCTGCCTCCTAATAATACCACTGAGCATGAGCGGAGTGATGGATTTGCAATGATTTAGGTCGATTTTGGTCCACAGTCTTTTATCACAGCACCTAAGGAGAGACGGACACAGGTTTCATAAGAAAGCAGGGTGGGCATTTGGGACAGGAAGAGAGAGACCGACCCCACTCCTTGGTAAAACCGCTGGGGGTTAggagccgaggaggaggaggactcccccccccatttggtATGCAGAAGGAAATTTAGCCGGAAGAGGGGCATTGCAACAGGAGGCCAACTCGCTCTCATcgatggctcctcctcctccatgaagcCATGGAGGGACGTTCCTGGCTTAAAGCCACGCTGCCCAGGCCTCCACAGCTCCCACTGACGCCTGGGCCAGCTCTAGCTGCCTGCCGCGGGGCCGCTCACCATCTGTTCCAGGTCCGGCAAACCCTCATGCAGACGCTGAGCTCGCTGGGGCGGAGGCAGCGGAAGACGGCCATCCAGACCTCCCTCTGCATGACGTGGGCCGCCCCATCGTCCAGCGGAAGCGAGTCCGGAGGGGGGCTGATGGGGGGCGGCCGGATGATGTGGCGCTCCATCTGGACGCACTTGGGGGGCGAGAGGGACGGGGGCGGCCGGGCGACGGCCCTGGGGggggtgccgccgccgccgctgcgcaAGCCAGCCAGGAGCTGGTGCCGGAGCTCCCTGGGGGTGCCGTTCAAGCCCTTGCCGAA includes these proteins:
- the RNF34 gene encoding E3 ubiquitin-protein ligase RNF34 — translated: MKAGATSMWASCCGLLNEVMGTGAVRGQQPGFGGGANPFRFAPSTDFTVYTSSAAGGANLVCKSCGLSFSVFRKKHVCCECKKDFCSVCSVFQENLRRCSTCQLLQETAFQRPQLMRLKVKDLRQYLVLRNIPTDTCREKEDLVDLILCHHGLASEEDTDTSSLYSMRSQTSSFSTHPISLPGSVSSSQGELANRHESTGNEMQLQGQSERLLADLGEEEENAEEQTPGQSRKRARASLSDISTLDDIEGLSVRQLKEILARNFVNYSGCCEKWELVEKVGRLYRETEANHRTQGEKPPLTDEDDNLCRICMDAVIDCVLLECGHMVTCTKCGKRMSECPICRQYVVRAVHVFKS